The Cloacibacillus sp. An23 genomic interval CCGTGACGAAGCCGTTCGCGTAAGTCATTTCGAGACGCGGGTCAAAGTCTGTCGCAAGCGACATGCACGCCATATCCACCGTCCCGCGCATCATCTCTTCCATGACTAGCGTATAATTTCCGAGCTGTCCCGCCGGATAAGTCTTTATCTCGACGCGGCCGTCGGTTCCTTCGTTGATCTCTTTCGCCATCGCCTCCATAGTCTTCGTCGCCATGTGGTCGGGCGGAGACTGTCCGGCGAAGCGGAAGACGAGCGGCGCGGCTATGGCGGGGCTTGCCAAGGCTACGAAAATAAATAGTGCAGCTACTGTAAGCGCAAATCTCCTCATAAAAAACTCTCCCTTCAGAATCATCAGTTCAGCTGCTAAAGAAAACGCTCCCAGCACCGGCAAAGCAGCCGTTTTCAACCCTCCTCCTGCACAGTTTCCCGCACTGTATAAAATTGTGTAAAAATGTTGTAGTGCGTGCAAATTAAGTTACAACAAACGCACGCTTCTGTCAATTATTTTTCACACAATTCTGCGCCGCTTTTTTAATTCATAGCACACGGTTTGATAATTTTATAACAAAGGTTTAATTATCATCTCCGCGGCAGTGAACGCAAAGCTGTAAAATCCTATATTCTCATATCAAGGTGCAAAAACTTTTCCATTTAAAGTCTGCCTGGCAAAGTTTATATAAAATATAAAAAACTTTCTGACACTGGCAGATAATAATTAGCCTATTAGCTTTGAAGCTTAATTTTATAAAAGTCCCCTATCTTAAAAAAACCGCTCCCGCCAGCCCGAACGCCATAAGCATCGCCGACGGACGCTCCTTACAGAATTTACTGTACTTTATAAGCACGATCCCGGCGCAGAACATCGCGACAGCCTTCCATCCGTTCTGCCACGTCGCCGAAAACGGCGATATGACCGAAAGAGTGAGCAGCCCGGCGACTATCGGACGCAGAACCGACTTGAACTTTTTTCCGCCCTCCGCGCTGACGCGCCTGAGCGCGAGCAGGACGACGCAGAGCGCCGCCACCGGGGCCGCCACGAGAGCGGCCGTCGCGAAAAGCGAGCCGAGGAATCCCGCCTGCTGGTATCCCGCGAATGTCGCGGCGTTTATCGCTATCGGCCCGGGAGTGACCTGCGAGACTGCGACAAGCTGGTTAAAGCCGTCGCTCGTCATCCAGCCGTTCTTTATAACGAGCTGGTACTCTATCAGCGGAAGAGTAGAAAGCCCGCCGCCGAAAGCCGTTATGCCGACCTGCAGGAACGCCCAGACGAGCTCGGCTATCTTCCCGGTCATGCCGCAATCCTCTCGTGCGCGTATTGGAGCGCGAGCGCCCCCGCCATAGCGGCGAACGGATGGATGTGGAAAACGCCTATCGCAGATATGACGAGGGCGTACGGCACGACGTTCCACCACTTGCCGGCGAGCGCGTTCTTAACGTTGTCAACTATTACGAGCGCTATCATCGCGCTCGTCCCCGCGAGCACCCCTCTGAAAAATCCTTTGACCGCGGGAACGTCGGAATATTTAATGACGAATGGCGACAGCAGCAGGATTATCAGAAACGGCGGAAGCACGGCTCCGGCGGAAGCGGCGATGCTTCCGGCGAGCCCTTTGTAATGCCTTCCCATGAGCCACGAGATAGACACGGCGATAGGCCCAGGCATAGACGCCGCGAGGCTCACCATATCGGCGAATTCCTCAGGGTCTATGTCGCGCCGCTTTTCCTGTTCGAGCTGCACCAGTCCGAGAATGACTATGCCTCCGCCGAACGTCACCGCGCTTATTCTAAAAAAGAAAACGAAGAGTTCCCATAAGCTCATATTTCAAACCCCTGTTATCTCTATCCGAACATATTATATAACAACTCTGAAAATCTGATAGCAACCGATAAAACAGCATTGTTAAACAGATATATCAGATTATAAAATACGCGCGGACAAAAGGACAACGTATTTTGCCTATTTTTGTCACGCGCACAATCCGGCGCTGCAAAAGAGGTGGAAAAATTGGAGCGGCGCGGGACTGCGGAACTACTTTATATTGTAAAATCAGACGGTGTAATTCTAAACTGACAGAAGGTGCGTTAAGTATGTTCAATAAAAAAATACTGGCGGCCGCCGCGGCCGCCGCGGCGATATCGGGACAGGCGTGGGCCGGACAGACGGAGGCCGGCGCGGCGCGAATGATCGGCGAAGCGCTGAGGGACGAATTCCGCCCGGAGAGCGTCAGCGTCACCGTCGCGGACGGCGCGAGGCGCGCGTGGGCTGAATGCCTCGGCGCGGACATATCGGGGATAAGGATAAAGGAGGTCAGGCTAGACGCCGTCATAGACCCGGCTGGCGTCGAAAGTGCGCGGAGCGGAGAGGATATAATGTCCTGCATCGAGAGTTCGCGCGGCGAGATAACGATAGCCGAGCGCGACGTCAACGAATATTTTGAAAGGAACGGAGGCGCGAGCGGATTCAGCAGCCTCAGGTTCGACTTCACGCCGAATGGGTACAGGGCGAAGGGGCGCTTCGAGGCGGAGCTGCTCGTCGTAAAGCTCGACCTGAACCTTGAGGCCGAGGGAAGGCTCGGCCTGCGCAGCGACGGAGTCTATCTCGAAGACACAATCCTCTACGCGGAGGGAGCGAAGCAGTCAGACTCGATAACGGAGCTCGTCACGAGCAAGGTGAATCCGCTGCTCTCGTTCTCCAACATACCGTTCCCGGTCGAATTCAGCTCTATAAAAATGAGCGGCTCAGAGGCTACGATGACCGGAAACCCAGAAAAGCCCGGAAAGGGCGAGCGCTGGAGCTGGAACAGGTAAAAGAACAATCGGCGTCTGAACGGCGGTCCGCCTTCCGTGAAAACGAGAGGGCGGATTTTTTTCGCTCTTATATAAGTCAGTATTAATCAACTGTTATAAACACTTTTTATATCTGATTTCAAAGCAAAAATATATATTTTTCGGAATTACACATACTTAAACACAACTTTTATCCACACCATGTGAATAATTCACAGACTTTGAAGGGCTCTATACGCTTAAACGCAACTACAGAGCGGAACGGCGCCCAAAATGTCTGATTTTGCTTATTTAATGAAACGGGAAAAAGCTTACTATAAGTATTTGCTTTATACACATTATGGTAATAACTTTGTAAAAATCATTTTTTACGCATTTTCCGCAGAAAAAAGAACTTCGTCAGCCATCGTCAAATAGTCTGATTTTTAGATTTTCGGCTGAAAAACTTCTCTGTATCTGGATATACACTTTTACACATATACATGTGATTCTGCCTGTGAATATGTGTATAACTTCTGTGTATTTCTTACGACTTTGTTAATTATCATCAGCGCCGCCGCCGCGGGCGAAGCGGATACAAAAAATTGTCTTGCCTTTCTTCGATTCATGATAAAATCTGATGAAGAAGAATATAACCGTTTCTCTTCTTTTTTGGAGTGACATGAATGGCTAACGATGCGGATTTGGTTTGGAACGAATTTTATAAATATTGTATAGAGAAAATAGGCAAGGACGACAAAACGGTCGAAATGTACCTTCAAACATGTATGCCTGTCTCTCTCGCGAACGGCGTGCTTCTGGTTGACGTCGCCACGCCGTTCGCGATGGATCAGATAAGGAACAGATACATGGACAGGATGCAGAAGCTCATCGCAGAAACGGGCTTCGCCTCCGAGCTCCGCTTCGCCGTCGCTGAAACACACGAAGACAAGGAGGATAAAAAGCCGCCGAGCAGGGTCGCCGCGCCTCCGGCCGAGGCCGCGCCGCCTGCGAGGGCTTCGAGCAAAAACGGCCTCAATCCCAACTACGTATTCTCCACGTTCGTCGTCGGCAAGTCGAACAGGCTGCCGCACGCGGCAAGCCTCGCCGTAGCCGAGTCTCCGGGCAACACATACAACCCGTTTTTCATATGGGGGAAGGTCGGGCTCGGCAAGACGCATCTGATGCACGCGATAGGGCACCACATCGAGGACGCCGACCCGAAAACGAAAATACTGTATGTGAGCGCCGAAAAGTTTACGAACGACCTTATCAGCTCTATACGCAACAACACGACGCAGGAATTCCGCGCGCGCTACCGCGAGCTCGACGTGCTTATGATAGACGACGTCCAGTTCATCGCGGGCAAGGAGCAGACGCAGGAGGAGTTTTTCTGGACCTTCAACGCGCTGCACGACGCGAAGAAACAGATAATAATCAGCGCCGACCGGCCGCCTAAGGACATCGAGGGCATAGCCGACAGGCTCGTATCCCGCTTCGAGTGGGGGCTGGTGACCGACATACAGCCGCCGGATCTTGAGACGCGCGTCGCGATACTTCAGAAAAAAGTAGAGATGAAGGGCTACCGCAATATCCCCGAAGAGGTCATCATGTTCATAGCGCAGAATATCCCGAGCAACATCAGGGAGCTCGAGGGTTCGCTGAACAGGATAGTCGCGTGCGCCGACCTCAACCACGAGCCGATAACGATAGAAAACGCCTCAGTCTGGCTCAAGGATCTGATAAAGAGCGTGCCGGGCACCGAGGTGACGATAGGGCTGATACAGCAGCTCACCGCCGAAACATTCGGCATAACGATAGAGGATCTGCTGTCGAAGAAGCGCACCGCCGACCTCGCGCTTGCGCGCCAGGTCGCCATGTACGTCGCGCGCAACAAGACAAACGAGCCTCTGATACAGATAGCGTACGCCTTCAACAAAAAGGACCACACGAATGTAATCCACGCCTGTAAAAAAATATCCGACCTTATAAAGACGGATATGAGGGTGAGATCCTTTGTGGATAACATTGTAAACAAGATATAAAAAACGGCAGAAAAACAGTGTCTTGAATTGTGGGCAGTTTTTTCGCACAGGCTTTTTCACAAATCCATTGTGGATAATGTGTATAAGTTTGTGGTAAACACAAAAACTTTTCCACACCGAAAAACGGCGGACTGCAACGGAAAATAGGGGATTTACACATTTACACACCGCCTATTACTGCTATTACGGTTTTAAATATAAAAGAGATGTGTTACTAGGAGGTCCGACTTGTGAAACTTACAATCAATAAAAAACAGTTCCTCGGCAGCTGGAGCCTCGCGGAGCGGAGCACCTCCACGGGAGGCACCGTAAGCATACTTTCTTCGATATTGGTGAAGGCCTCGGCCGAATCGGTAATACTTCAGGCGACCGATATAAAAACCTCGGTGATATGCCGCGCGGCCGGAGTCACTGTGCTGGAGCCCGGCGAGGCCGTCTTCCCGATAAAGATGGTGAGCGACCTTTTCAAGAAAGCGCCGGGCGAAGAGTTCACCCTCGACGTCGACGGCGGAAAGGTCGTGCTGAGGGCGGGCAGAAGCAAATACAACTTCTCTACCTATCCGGTCGGCGAGTTTCCCGCTCTGCCCTCGTCAGACGAGGCGGAGCTGTTCTGTTCGATAGCGGCGGGGGAGCTCGCGAAGGTTCTCGACGAAGGCACTTTAGCTGCCTCGGCCGGCGAAGAGTTTCCGCTTTACCTCTCGTCCGCCAACCTCCAGATAGTATCGTCGCGCCTCAACGTCGTCTCCACCGACACGAGGAGGCTCGCGCTGTCGGCGGCATCCGTATTCGACGCGAAGGAGGGCGAGCAGGCCCTGCTTCCGATGAAGGGGATAAAGGAGCTTCAGCGCATACTCGGCTCACTGACGCCTGAGACCGAGGTCAAGGTGCTGTTCGACAGCGCGCAGTTCTATTTCAAGACCGAGACGCTCGAATTCACCGTGCGCCGCGTCGAATCCAAGTTCCCGCCATACGAGAAGATACTGCCGAAGCACAGCACTCTCGACGTGCTGACCGACAGGGGCGAGCTGATATCGGCGCTTGAGCGCGTTGACGTCATCGTGCGCGACTTCAACAGGATGGTCGTGCTCGACATGGCCCCGGACGGCCCCGTCGTGCTGCGCGGCAAGGCTCCGGACTTCGGGCAGGCGAAGGAAGAGATAGAGGCCGAGATCAAAGGCGACAAGCTCCGCATCGCCGTCAATTCAAAATTCTTCCTCGAGGCGCTCAAGGTGCTGCGCGAGCCGCAGGTAAGGCTTTCGTTCAACGGGCAGTCGGGCCACATGTCGGTCAAGCGGGGCGACGGCGACGGTTTCCTCTGTCTTATAGCGCCTATAAACCTCTCCGAGGACGAGCTTAAGGCCTTCGATTCCGACCTCGGCTAAGGCATGGGCTTCAGGCGGGTACGTTTCAACAATTTCAGAAACATAGAGCCCCGGGAGATGCGTTGGTCCCCGGGGCTGAATTTGCTTACCGGCGAAAACGGCTCCGGCAAGACGAACATACTCGAAGGGCTCAACATAATCGCTGGATGGGGGCCGCTTGACCGCGGCACTAAGGCCGTTTCGATCCCGACGTGGAACAGCGGCTCGACCGAGGTGCAGCTTACGGGAGAGATAGACGGCTCCGAGATCATCAAGGTGAAGATAGCGCGCCGCTACGCGATACGCGTGGACGACAAGGCCGCGAGCGCGGCCGACCTGCGCTGGAAGATACCGGTGCTGACCTTCCTTCCGGACGATATGTCGATAGTCGAAGGCTCGTCGGTCTACCGGAGGCGTATGCTCGACATGGTGCTCGCTCTGATAATCCCTTCTTACGCGATGAGGCTTTCCGAATACAGGCGCGGCGTGCGGCAGAAGGCCGTGTTCCTCAAGCGCGGGATGCCGTCGATGATAGCCGACCGCGCGCTGCTGCCGCTCGCCTCGTGGATATGGAGGATGCGCGAGGAAGGCGTGGCGCTGATGAGCGATTCACTGCGCGGTTTCGAGCGGCTCGCGCCGTTCGGGGTCGGCCTTTCGCTCAAGCGCGGCGGCGCGGGCTTCGAGCGGAGCTGCGAGGACGATTACGCTAAGGCCGTCATGGTGAACGGCGAGCGCGAGAGGGCTATGCGCTTTCCCGTGGTCGGCCCTCAC includes:
- a CDS encoding chromate transporter — encoded protein: MTGKIAELVWAFLQVGITAFGGGLSTLPLIEYQLVIKNGWMTSDGFNQLVAVSQVTPGPIAINAATFAGYQQAGFLGSLFATAALVAAPVAALCVVLLALRRVSAEGGKKFKSVLRPIVAGLLTLSVISPFSATWQNGWKAVAMFCAGIVLIKYSKFCKERPSAMLMAFGLAGAVFLR
- a CDS encoding chromate transporter; translation: MSLWELFVFFFRISAVTFGGGIVILGLVQLEQEKRRDIDPEEFADMVSLAASMPGPIAVSISWLMGRHYKGLAGSIAASAGAVLPPFLIILLLSPFVIKYSDVPAVKGFFRGVLAGTSAMIALVIVDNVKNALAGKWWNVVPYALVISAIGVFHIHPFAAMAGALALQYAHERIAA
- a CDS encoding LmeA family phospholipid-binding protein; translation: MFNKKILAAAAAAAAISGQAWAGQTEAGAARMIGEALRDEFRPESVSVTVADGARRAWAECLGADISGIRIKEVRLDAVIDPAGVESARSGEDIMSCIESSRGEITIAERDVNEYFERNGGASGFSSLRFDFTPNGYRAKGRFEAELLVVKLDLNLEAEGRLGLRSDGVYLEDTILYAEGAKQSDSITELVTSKVNPLLSFSNIPFPVEFSSIKMSGSEATMTGNPEKPGKGERWSWNR
- the dnaA gene encoding chromosomal replication initiator protein DnaA; protein product: MANDADLVWNEFYKYCIEKIGKDDKTVEMYLQTCMPVSLANGVLLVDVATPFAMDQIRNRYMDRMQKLIAETGFASELRFAVAETHEDKEDKKPPSRVAAPPAEAAPPARASSKNGLNPNYVFSTFVVGKSNRLPHAASLAVAESPGNTYNPFFIWGKVGLGKTHLMHAIGHHIEDADPKTKILYVSAEKFTNDLISSIRNNTTQEFRARYRELDVLMIDDVQFIAGKEQTQEEFFWTFNALHDAKKQIIISADRPPKDIEGIADRLVSRFEWGLVTDIQPPDLETRVAILQKKVEMKGYRNIPEEVIMFIAQNIPSNIRELEGSLNRIVACADLNHEPITIENASVWLKDLIKSVPGTEVTIGLIQQLTAETFGITIEDLLSKKRTADLALARQVAMYVARNKTNEPLIQIAYAFNKKDHTNVIHACKKISDLIKTDMRVRSFVDNIVNKI
- the dnaN gene encoding DNA polymerase III subunit beta, whose protein sequence is MKLTINKKQFLGSWSLAERSTSTGGTVSILSSILVKASAESVILQATDIKTSVICRAAGVTVLEPGEAVFPIKMVSDLFKKAPGEEFTLDVDGGKVVLRAGRSKYNFSTYPVGEFPALPSSDEAELFCSIAAGELAKVLDEGTLAASAGEEFPLYLSSANLQIVSSRLNVVSTDTRRLALSAASVFDAKEGEQALLPMKGIKELQRILGSLTPETEVKVLFDSAQFYFKTETLEFTVRRVESKFPPYEKILPKHSTLDVLTDRGELISALERVDVIVRDFNRMVVLDMAPDGPVVLRGKAPDFGQAKEEIEAEIKGDKLRIAVNSKFFLEALKVLREPQVRLSFNGQSGHMSVKRGDGDGFLCLIAPINLSEDELKAFDSDLG
- the recF gene encoding DNA replication and repair protein RecF (All proteins in this family for which functions are known are DNA-binding proteins that assist the filamentation of RecA onto DNA for the initiation of recombination or recombinational repair.), whose translation is MGFRRVRFNNFRNIEPREMRWSPGLNLLTGENGSGKTNILEGLNIIAGWGPLDRGTKAVSIPTWNSGSTEVQLTGEIDGSEIIKVKIARRYAIRVDDKAASAADLRWKIPVLTFLPDDMSIVEGSSVYRRRMLDMVLALIIPSYAMRLSEYRRGVRQKAVFLKRGMPSMIADRALLPLASWIWRMREEGVALMSDSLRGFERLAPFGVGLSLKRGGAGFERSCEDDYAKAVMVNGERERAMRFPVVGPHRDDIIITSRERPASSSLSRGLRRRTAMALMLAASESVRRKLGREPVLLLDEVAAELDPAGKDQLFSTLHERGGQIFAATAEPVSPSVPCSVYRIVSGKIDKIEETV